Within Bos indicus x Bos taurus breed Angus x Brahman F1 hybrid chromosome 2, Bos_hybrid_MaternalHap_v2.0, whole genome shotgun sequence, the genomic segment gcgggacatccaggttcaatccctgggttgggaagattccctggagaagggaacggcaacccactccagtattcttgcctgaagaactccatggacgaggctacagcccatggggtcgcaaagagttgaacatgactgagcgactaacactttcagagggcagaaggagagagaaCAATTCTCACTCCTTGCCCCACTCCCCAGTTTCTTGTTGTGTCTCTCACTGGTTGTATCTTCTTTGACTTCTGGCTTTAGGACTTGGGTCACACCACTTCTTCCTGATGTCCTGAGGGGTGGTATTTTCTCCTCTTGCTAATCTCTGGATCGCCACATCATCCCTTTTAGTTTCTTAGCCCTGTTTTCCATTACCCATGAAACCAATTCCCTATGTTCCTTCTACTTGGAAGATCCAAGGGTATTTGTGCTTTCCAAGTCATACTCATTGATACATGCGCCGGCAACTTTGAGAATTGCTAGAAATTCTTGGTCTCCCTCCCAAAATTACTACTTTGATTATGCTATTAAATGAGTGATCAGGAATTaatgttttccatctatttgaaTTCTATTTGAACTCCATAGACTTTATGATTTATGGTAGAAAATGGAAACTGACAAAAATTCTATAAATTGAAATTCTTACTTTTCAAGAGTAAACCAAAGTTTAACAATATTCAGATATTGTATTTGGTAAGAATAGAACCAATCTCTTGGTTTAAATCCTATGCTGATTAGCTAGATACTGTaatgcagtttcttttttttatacagTTTCTTCCTGAGTTCTGTGTTATTAAAGAGGCTGTTTCATAGTCAAAGTTAGAAAGTCACTCCAGTGTATTAGATGCCTCAGGTCTTAGTACTATTAAACCtgtttttttattatctttatagtGTTAAAAGCTGTAGTATCAGATGATATTGAAATTAATAGATGTTCTACAGGCCCAGGGAGTTGCATACTATTGAATCTAGAGCTCAAGAGTTAAAGTATATTCATACCAAAGGCTAAACATACATAACTTCAAATAGAGACCCTGAAACTGGGTGGTCAGGGATAATTTAGAGCATAGCAAAGATTTGGGAAATAAGAGAATAGTGGAAAGGGGGAAAGCTGGGAAATAAAACTTTACTAATGAATACATATTTCTGAGTTTGTTCCCTAAGGTtcacaaacaaaaacacatttacatcaaaagtgtttctttttcattttaattaaaacaaaatggttCTAACAAGATGAAATTTGGTTACTGATTCCTATCACACAAAAAGGACTGATCTCCAAACCATTTTGCTAATTGGAGAAATGCTATTCTTTTGGCCTCACATATCATTCTGAACTGTTTAACATTTGGATAATATCACAAATGAGCAAACATTTTTCaatattctcttttaatttttttttttggccgcattTTATGGATTTCATACTCTGGGATTGAATCATTTATATGAACTAAGCCTGCTGAAACCATTCGAGGACTTGTAAATTTTCCAGTGTAGCTTTCTCCTCTTTTGTTAACCTCTGGAGCAGTATATGGTCTTGCAAAGCGTTTGAACTGATTATGGCTATCATCTGGGCTCTTTTCTAAAAGCCTTGCTCTTGATTTTGCATTTTCAAGATGCTTAAATGAAGTCACATGTAATTCCTCAAATCTATCCGAACAATcctaaacattaaaataaaagatcAGGTTGGTGAGTTAGATTTCTTAAAAGTGCATTTTAGATTTACAAGGACTAAAGTTTATAATATTAACAAAGAATGAGAGCATTCAAATGTTTTATAGATGGTCCCTAAATTCAGACCCTACATTCAACGCCTGCCATCAGATACCATAGAAACCATACTTAAAATAATCTTATTGTTTCAAAGAATCTGTTGTTTCAAAAGATGCAAGATATGAAGCTGGAAACCAGAAATCTTAAGGGGTCTTCAGGAGTCAGACTCAGGCAAAGCCAGCCCTAATTCTCCTCTAATTTAGCTCTTCCCCAACCccaaatataaattatgaactcatttcactttttaaatcatctaaacattctttaaaaattaacaccTTCTTTGATATAtccaacacacacatgcagagcTCAGCATCTATATGGTTATGTTTattgtgatttttgttgttattcagtggctaagtcgtgtctggctctttgcaaccccatgactgcagcatgacaggcttccctgtccttcactatctcccagagtttgctcaaactgatgtccattgagtttaaaatattaaaaatttttgtggaCATTCTGAGACTAAacaaattttacatttaagaaaGCAACTGGAAGGAAATATGccataataaatttttttaaatgatggttaTTTTAGGGTGGTGGGATTatggtctttgttttccttttttttttcaaatctgtaTAATATgaccacattaaaaatataatctataaGTACCCATAGGAGGGTATGAAGTTATCAGCCATTTCTCAGATTAGCGTAAACTTTGCAGTTTGAGCAGTTTGTCACTTAAAACCTTGGGCCCCAAGGGAATGGCCACCCCATAAGCCTACTTTGATCTGGTGAGAAGGTGGGAGTAGATTAATACAGCTGGCAAGTTAAAAGAATTTAGGCAGGACTAAGAAGAATTAGGGCAACCTAACACAAACATAAacataatttcttattttgtttggaAAAGTGATATTAAAGATTCCACTTATCTGAAGGAGCTTCAGAAAGTCTTCCCTCTCCAAAAACTATGAAcatcttttacttcctttttcctGTACATGCACACACCACACTCATTAAattactgaatttagaaaagagaaatccAAAGTTGAGAGAATAAGCTATGTTGATAATATTTACCCTGTGACTGATTTGCCTTACTATTTACTAAAGCTAATaatttgctttctattttctcattcaaAGATAGTTCTGCACGTCAAATGATCAATATTATGTCATTTTAGAATTTGTGTTTTCCCAACTGTGGGTCATGCctatttatatatactaacaGAGAAGAGCAAtgttccataaaattaaaataagtccCTTCCATTCTAGATTTtaactctgcttttgaattgtttGTATAAAGTCGGGTAGCAGAGGTACCTTCCTAATTGTTTTATGTTAGTATCAAAAATAGATTTGAATTCTCATGTTTTTCAACAAGGCAGAGGGGTGgtgatggaaaaaagaaaagagtagaagCTAAATTTAAACTGTAATTCATAATTCAAGAGACTAAATTCTGCATATTTCTAAGGCTTAGAAGAATAACTGGCATGTAATAGGAGcttcatatttgttttaaaaacaaagaaaattaagtgATCTGAAAAAAGACTATATACTTATATCTGCATGAAAAGACAGTCCCAGCCTTTCTGTAGTATACAGCCACTGCCCGTAGTTGCACGGGGTGTGGCTGCATAACAGCCCCCGGCTGAGGGGTCAGTCAGGGCTGAAACAGCTAGCCTTCCGTACACATAACTAACTGTGTACCCTGTGCAGGCTGTGTCAGCCTGGAGTCGGCCTGGAGGAAAGAGTACTTTTTTCTAATTCATGATCTGGGGTGGGGGGTcccttttatctattttatacaaaggCACTAAGTATGTTAACAGTCCCTTGATTTTCTGACTACCTTTTGAATGAGGCAAGGTGATATTTGAatgtcaaaatttttttaaatttggaggTCTGTATATTTTAGGGCAATTAAGGTTACACACATACTTGCATGAAGACACATACACTCTACGTTATCTAAAGAACtttgccaaataaagaaataaaagacttagaaaaatattattacatGTGTAgttcttcttgcagtccaatgaAGCAATGTCCTTGGAACAGATTTTCTTAGATGGATTCCTGTGCTGGGCGGTGTAGTTGGTAATACACTATCTATCTTGTTAAatgactttttttgtttgctgACACGATCTCTTTCTTTTCGGACCTTGGGCTTTAGATTTTCTCTCTTTAGTACTTCCGGGAAGAGAGATGGTTTTGAGtttttctcagctattaaaattttaagcaaCTGTGATTCAGGCACCCAGGCATATTTTTCGTTGCAAAGTTCATTTGGTTTGGTGTAAAgggtttgtatttcttctttgtaatgtgtaaatatttctaaatgttgttttttattattgttgttatttcctTTCAATCTCTGACAATACTGGTCTTCTAACTTTGATTTCTCTCCAGCCTCTGAATTGAGGCAAGTTAGATGATTATTTCTCCTGGAAGGAAAAGTGAATTTGTTTACATATTCCTCATCTCCATTTGGCATCTTGCAATTAGGAATTCTTTGATATGGTGACAATACTGCTTCAGGTTTTTCCTGTACCATCAACTTATAGGTGTTACAGTGATCCTTTTTGTCAAGAGACTTCATTTTTAGTGTCTTTTCAAAGCAAGCCTTTGATTGAGTTATTTTTGATTTACCATTCCAATTATGTTGGTCTTGACTCTctgttttaaattcaaaattttcTTCATGAGGAAACTGCATGAAaccatgttctttcttttttttcttaggcACTGTATCTATAAGTCTTTCTGAAGACTTATTTAGTGGAATCACCTGAGTGTTTTTGTTGGAACAGGGTTTTACTTTAATTGATCTCAGTATTTTAGCTTCTTGAGAATGTCTTTTCTGTTCCTGAATTATTGGTgggttttctttaatattttctaaggaaaaaacttctttttcttcctttttggtcAACTCTGTTTCTACAAGTCTTTCCTCAGGAGCTTTTTGTAAAGTGGTTTTCTGagcaatttttgaatatttattttgcttgtcTGAATGCTCCGCCACAAACTGATTTTCATCTCTTAAAGACAAATCTGGCTTTATACATTTTAGTGGTGTGGAACTAAAATTAACCAAATTTATGTGCTGGCTTATCCCCTTTAATTGCCTTTCTGTGATTAGTCCTGATTTTGACAGTTTTTCTATAAAAAGGCTCTGGAGGTGTTTGCTTAAATCAGCTTTTAgatctaaaatttcattttctgataaAGCTATAAGATAGCTTTGTAGAGATTTACTTAAGGgatatttcatgtttatttcaagtCTACTGCCAAAACTCCTGCTTGAAGTATCTTGTCCTAACTCCTGGAAAGATACTGAGGCACTTTGAGCTCTTAGAGAAGATACTTTTGAGCACATAGGGTCAGATTCTGTCTCTTTAAATAAACTGTTGTCTGAAAGGTTTTTCAGGAAATAGTTTTGgagaacttcatttaaaaaagatcTTAGTTTTATTTCCAAATGTTTATCTATGAAATGAtgattaaaattatttacaaaagacatgatttcttttacagtttctgaatatttctccagaaaaatattttgtccttTTGGTTCTACTTTCTCATTCATCAAATACAGATTTTGATAGATTTTTGGTAAGTCTTCTTTGGTGATATGTCCTGATTCTGAAAGCTTTTCTACAAGGTAATGCTGGACATGTTTActtaattcagattttaaattttttatttctgactctGAGAGTTCTTCTAGAAATATACGCAGCTTTGGATTCAAAACAGGTTTTCTGTCCAATTTGTCTGCTGTATCAAAATTTTCTTCGATTTCTTCAAGGTCTTCTGTCTTATTTTGAAAAGGATGTTGAATTAgtctttctaattctttttctgGTGGTCTGttttcagattgattatatttgaaaaaaaagttaaatatgtttttcaaaaaagattttaacatTATTACATCAGAGTCATTAAGTTTACCTGTTAATGAGGTacataagttttctaaagtagaacttgtatcattttcttctctatcaAGTCTCTGACCATTATTACTTGGCAAATCTGATTTTTTATCTGGTGTCGACTGGTATTTTGAATCATGTGGGGATGTATTTTGGCCTTTGTCTATGAATTCAactcttttaaaagaagaagTGGTTTCTTGGTGAATGATGGCTGAATTCTGGTCTGAAAGAGGTTCTGCTTTGCCTCTGATTTCTGAATACTCCTCTGTGGAATCCTTTGGCTTTTCTTCAGCAAAAGCTGTCTCTGTATCCAGCAAAAAACCTTTCTGGTATTCTTGATCTAATTCTATCACTTTGATTATCCCTGATTCTAAAAGAGTATCTACAGGAAATGCCTGTATTATCTGGCTTATAACAGAATTGGCTGGTGGAAATTCTATTTCATTATTGCTTTCTTCATAGTGGGGAACTAGAACACTGGAAGAGAGCGAACTCTCCCAAGCTGTGGGTAACTGCCTCTGTGAGTCTATCTGTGTTTCACTCGCTTCTTTCACTCCTTTTGCCAACTCTGAGAAGATCGGTGCAgtgaatatttgctttataaCATAATCATATACAAGGCTATTCAAATCTGGTTTGGAGCTAGAtatttcactttttgaatgtttctttttgaaactaCTCTTTTTTTTAGTTGGAAAATCTATCTCACCAGGCTGTAAGTGTTTTTCAGAGACAGGTTCCTCTTCTGCCTCAGGAGAATTTCCTGGTCTGCCTTCTGAAAGTGAATCTGGgggaatatttttaattatttgacttAAAAGAGACTTTGAATTTAAAATGCCTCCTTCTGAATGCCAGTTACTTAAATCTTGacttttttcaaatactttatcTTCTAAACTACTTGGTTGTTCATCATGGATAACCAGAAGTGGAGAACTGtaacttttctttcttgcttcagGGTCCATAGAAATACCTGGTGTAGAAAATAATCTATCTGAAAGGTCTTGcagatttttacttaaaattgaCTTGAGCACCAttgattgttttaaattttctatgtGGGAAGTAAGACTTAATGATTTTGAGAGGCGACATTTATGTACATTTACTTTTCCAGTCACTGATGAGTCTCCCTCAAAGTTTGGTAAAGAAACATGTGGTAGTTTTTCTTGTAACATATTCTTAGCGTCTAAAGTCTTTATTGTGGTGATACTAGAATGATGAGCTAAATTATTCTTAGTGTCTAGAGTCTTTATTGTGATGATACCTGGATCATGGGCCACATTATTCATAGGGTGTGAAGTCTTTACTGTGGTGATACCAACATCACCAGCTAAATTATTCTTAGTGTCTAAAGCCTTTATTGAAATGATGTCAAGATTATGGGGCCAGGTTTTACTAGCAGGTCTTGAAGTTTTTGAATGTGTTGGGTAAGGAGGGTCTTGATCTTCATGCTCTATAATCTCTGCacttaaaatatttctacatTTGAGCATATCTTGGTCTTTCCTTTTTTGAACTGACATTTTGTTGTTTATATTCCTTAGAAAAGGATCAAAACCATTCTTGATGTTGAATTTCTggaattataatatttaaaaaaggtaagaaattctgaaacatttgaaatttataataaaatttctacTTAATTTTCTGTGAgcaatcttccaatttattcaTCTTCCTACCTTTTTACCAAGAGAAAACcaactttaattattttaaaatatttaaagttggaATAATAATGAGAATCATAGTGCAAATTTTTCAAATTCCTAATTCTTATACTATGTTGTGTTCAAGAGCTTTTTGCTATCTGAAAGATTTTGAACACTTAAAAGGCACTCATCAATAGTTTTTCTTTAAGAACTCCATTTCCAGTGTTAGCTGAATTTGCTTAGACAAAAGCTAACATC encodes:
- the C2CD6 gene encoding C2 calcium-dependent domain-containing protein 6; translated protein: MEPPQDMEKVSNAEDNHNRRVHSLYTAPLFQRSSQTNLENMQARGSEFSSTAWNVQGRDKPSNLSKVESKEGPGYRLLNMLRKTLKGSENKAPEVTHEAPSLVPFGDVVGCLAIHIRNCKHFTPKIISQHYSNLFIRISINNVVKCTKTCSLLSQNTEKDIMITFDEVKYFSVQVPRRQDDEKNNIRLELMQHDNTKKYLLLLGSVQVHLYEVIQKGCFTGELQVLNKNTFICRVEVEFMFSYGNFGYGFSHQLKPLQKIIKPSMFMDIAPPPERTDPVTNVIIPQPIAYPAFLSPDLNVTVGVPATSQSNQPSVVQLEKLQQQPRERLEKMKKEYRHLSTWAEKASYLEGLLTPGLEHKEPKESNINEIPESQLEERPTDTVTSGISLIKEEAETIPSELLDNDDKKGLSLPTLNQSSKDDSSVVAPKTDMPSKETDTPLSTIPRLSITEENQIPPLEEHQQEAMPVKKMKNLFFLPEEKLKDRYPSLLKTDLHPSESSPYCCTKENLNRPCSLDELMQDKACGQKNTNRKGKSVVFSPKEYISPCFKPEYTEFKPAYQKFNIKNGFDPFLRNINNKMSVQKRKDQDMLKCRNILSAEIIEHEDQDPPYPTHSKTSRPASKTWPHNLDIISIKALDTKNNLAGDVGITTVKTSHPMNNVAHDPGIITIKTLDTKNNLAHHSSITTIKTLDAKNMLQEKLPHVSLPNFEGDSSVTGKVNVHKCRLSKSLSLTSHIENLKQSMVLKSILSKNLQDLSDRLFSTPGISMDPEARKKSYSSPLLVIHDEQPSSLEDKVFEKSQDLSNWHSEGGILNSKSLLSQIIKNIPPDSLSEGRPGNSPEAEEEPVSEKHLQPGEIDFPTKKKSSFKKKHSKSEISSSKPDLNSLVYDYVIKQIFTAPIFSELAKGVKEASETQIDSQRQLPTAWESSLSSSVLVPHYEESNNEIEFPPANSVISQIIQAFPVDTLLESGIIKVIELDQEYQKGFLLDTETAFAEEKPKDSTEEYSEIRGKAEPLSDQNSAIIHQETTSSFKRVEFIDKGQNTSPHDSKYQSTPDKKSDLPSNNGQRLDREENDTSSTLENLCTSLTGKLNDSDVIMLKSFLKNIFNFFFKYNQSENRPPEKELERLIQHPFQNKTEDLEEIEENFDTADKLDRKPVLNPKLRIFLEELSESEIKNLKSELSKHVQHYLVEKLSESGHITKEDLPKIYQNLYLMNEKVEPKGQNIFLEKYSETVKEIMSFVNNFNHHFIDKHLEIKLRSFLNEVLQNYFLKNLSDNSLFKETESDPMCSKVSSLRAQSASVSFQELGQDTSSRSFGSRLEINMKYPLSKSLQSYLIALSENEILDLKADLSKHLQSLFIEKLSKSGLITERQLKGISQHINLVNFSSTPLKCIKPDLSLRDENQFVAEHSDKQNKYSKIAQKTTLQKAPEERLVETELTKKEEKEVFSLENIKENPPIIQEQKRHSQEAKILRSIKVKPCSNKNTQVIPLNKSSERLIDTVPKKKKKEHGFMQFPHEENFEFKTESQDQHNWNGKSKITQSKACFEKTLKMKSLDKKDHCNTYKLMVQEKPEAVLSPYQRIPNCKMPNGDEEYVNKFTFPSRRNNHLTCLNSEAGEKSKLEDQYCQRLKGNNNNNKKQHLEIFTHYKEEIQTLYTKPNELCNEKYAWVPESQLLKILIAEKNSKPSLFPEVLKRENLKPKVRKERDRVSKQKKSFNKIDSVLPTTPPSTGIHLRKSVPRTLLHWTARRTTHDCSDRFEELHVTSFKHLENAKSRARLLEKSPDDSHNQFKRFARPYTAPEVNKRGESYTGKFTSPRMVSAGLVHINDSIPEYEIHKMRPKKKIKREY